ccagcctattggctcagggtgtctgaccctccaagggaggagttgtaaagtttgatggccacaggcaggaatgactttctatgacgctctgtgttgcatcttggtggaatgagtctctggctgaatgtactcctgtgcccaaccagtccattatgtagtgggtgggagacattgtccaagatggcatgcaacttggacagcatcctcttttcaggcaccaccgtcagagagtccagttccatccccacaacatcactggccttacgaatgagcttgttgattctgttggtgtctgataccctcagcctgctgccccagcacacaacagcaaacatgatcgcactggccaccacagactcgtagaacatcctcagcatcgtccggcagatgttaaaggacctcagtctcctcaggaaatagatacggctctgacccttcatgtagacagcctcagtgttctttgaccagtccagtttattgtcaattcgtatccccaggtctttgtaatcctccaccatgtccacactgaccccctggttaTTATGTTTAGTTTTACCAAGGGTTATTTAAAGCTACACTCAATGAAATGCTGCCTTGTTCTCAATAGTAATCTCTCCCATCTTCTCTCTAAAATACAGTTCTGTTGCACAAATTTGAAGCAGGACTTTGAGACCTGGGACAGAGTAGTCCTAGTGGAACCCAGTCTGAGAAACAATGTGCAGATTATTGAGGGTATCACTTTTTAACACTGTTAGCGACCCATCCCAGGTGCTAcacaaaggtgacctgcagactagcagagggaaggagcatcttacacctcctttagtagagacattTCTCCACCCCACCTTCCCATGTTATTGCTTTGCATGTTTTTAATGAATTATGTTTCCTATGTTGAGGGATTCTAAAACCAGAAgacaacagcctcagaatagaggaacgtccattcagaacagagatgaggaggaatttctttagccagagagtggtgaatctgtggtatgcATTGCctcaaatggctgtggaggccaagtcatgaggtatatttaagccagaggttgataggttcttgattagtcaaggcttGAAGGGATACCGGGAGAAAgaagattggtgctgagaggtAAATGTATTGGCCatggagaaatggcagagcagactcaatgggcctaattgcctaattttgctcctatatcatatggtcttatagtGTTAATGGTGGCAAACACTTCAGCCATGACTTTTGTACATGTGCTTTATTCTGCCATCATTGAGGATGATGATAGTTTTTAGAGAAAATTGTGCATATTGGCTCACTACTTGTGAAAATATTTCAGAGCTGTGTTTGTAATGATGTGTAGACTCTACTGCTCTGTAGGAAATGTACAGTATACTCCCATAATTAAAAGTGATCTTGATAAAATACTGTTTATTGAGCAGTAATTGACAGGGACAGTCAGGATACCTGCCCTAGTTCCCTCTGGAATCGTGCCATGAGATCTTTCTCATTCACCCATGTGGACAAATAAAGCCTTTGTTTAACATCTCAGGGGAAAGATGACACTTTTGAAATAAGGCCGTAAgatataggccattcagcccatactGTACCATTCtatcattgcttatttattgtccctctcaatcttattctcctgctttcgccccgtaacctttgacgaccTGAGtaaccaagaaactatcaacctctgttttaaatacacccaatgatctggcctccacggccacctgtggcaatgaattccacagattcaccaccttctggcgaaATAAGCTCCTCTTAATTTCTATTCGAAAGGAtgtacttctattctgaggctgtgaccttcggttctagacttccccgcaatgggaaacatcctcgccacatccactctatctcagcctttcaatattcgagaggttgccctcgttcttctaaactccagtaagtacaggcacaGAATCATCAAACATTCCATTtgtcttaaccctttcatttctgggatcattcttgtgaaccccctctggaccctccccaatgttagcacatcctttcttagaaaaggagcccaaaactgctcacaatacaccaaatacggtctgaccagtgccttacattgttgcttttatattctagacctctcaaaatgaatgctctcAATGTCAGCCTACTCTTCCGGTCTGTGGAGCTTTAATCCACAACCTCGTCATTCAGAGGCGAGAGTACTatcaattcaaagattcaaagtgcatttattatcaacgtatgtatgcagtatactaccctgagatttatctttCCCATAGACAGACATGAAACAAAAAAACCATGGAACCgattcaaagaaaagcatcaaccTCTCCATCCCCTATATGCAAGaaaaaacacatcatgcaaacagcaacaaaaaaagtgAATAACACAATATCAAGAGTCCAGACATAGTTCAGTTCAGTGTTTGTTATCGGCAGGCCATCCCAATTCAAATTGAAGTCACTAGGCAAACAAGGAAAGGACAGCAGATACCTTTTCTTAAAAGAAATTACTGAACTCGGTGTTTGCATTATAATCAGTAGTTTCATTGTCAGTAGCTTTTCTTCAGATTTACTTAATCAAATGAATTTAAATTTTCCATGCTGGTGTAGAGGATTTTGACATGCCACATGATAGCTCACAGATCTAATAATTGTTACTTTCTTCTTCCTAACAGGTAATCCATGATttggaaaaagagaaaataaaactcCTGTCTAATATCTTAAATAAATACAGCCAGCATATCAATTGCTTTGGAAGAACACTAATAGAAGTAAGGGTAGTATAATCAACTATAAAACATAATTACTGGAGTTAGAGGAAAAACTGCAGTTGAGCAATATTAAGTAAGCAATTTTGAAATCTTGATGTATTTCTGTGAAGATAAATCTTATTTTGTTTGTCATACAGCGTCAAATGCAAATTCATCAAGTTGTACAAAACGTCAGTGTCGATCAGGATATTCGGTCATTGTTGGATAATGCATCCATTTTATCAGATGAAAACAAAATAGGATTTCTACTGACAGATTATTATGTAGGTATTACTGTGATATTCAGTATTAGCATGTATTTCACCATTTTACAGTGCCTGCATTTGTAAAtgtgaaaaaaaaagttaaagaaTGTAAAAGTTAATGAAATAATTGAAGGGCAGTATCCTGTTATATCATCAATGGACACTAAATAAACCAAAGCTGTTTGGTGGATGAGTCCCAAATTATGGAACTCCTCACATCAACCACTTGTTGGTTCCAGGATGAACCTCATTACACCACTGGGTATCCCAGGAAGTTATTATTTagctgtgtatatttaaagcagaggttgataggttcttagttaATAGGAGTGTCAAagataatggggagaaggcactcagtgctatcatcccctcaaaagtaatcaataagcttcaatacctcctgtgcgactggatcctcaatttcttcacttgcagactcccCAAGTCAGTTCAGAtcgacatctcctccacgatctccatcagcacaggtgcaccatgaggctgtgtgcttatccccTGCTTTGCTCACTTTACTCTTCTGActgagactaagcacagctccaatgccagatttgagtttgctgatgacaccactgtcagtggctgaatcaaaggtgacgAATCAGCAGATAGAAATGAGTCTCGAAATCTGGCTGACTGGTGCCATAACAAtaaccttttactcaatgtcagcaaggccagccagtcctcattgggggacagaggatctgtcctgggtcgtgcatgtaagtgccattacaaagaaagcatggcagcgcctctacttttgaaaaagtttgtgaagattcgccATGTCATCttaaaagtttgacaaacttctatagaaatggagagtatgttgactggctacatcatagCTTGgtctgggaacaccaatgccaatGAATGGAAGagtagtggatactgcccagttcacaggtaaaaccctccccagaATTGAGCATATTTACATTGAGTGCTATTGCAGAACCCCTACCCCAACCATCAGGTCaacctctcttctcactgctgccatcagaaagcagttacaggagcctcaggacccacaccaccaggttcaggaaattattacccttcaaccatcaggctcttgaactaaaggggataacttcactcaatttcacttggcaacaacctacaaactcacttttgaggactctttatctcatgtccttgatatttattgcttatttgtttatggttgtctttttattttgcatttgcacaggttgttgtcctttgcacattggttgatgtCTGTCCTTTTaaggggtggtctttcattgattctattgtgtttcttggatgaaaatgaatctcagtgaggcatatggtgacaaataagtactttgataataaatttactttgaattttgaaggcatgagagtggggttgagggtgtaataaatcagtcataatggaatggctgagcagatttggtgggctgaatagcctaattctgcccctaagtcttatggtcttgggATCTATAGACTGGCCATTCTGGGACAGAATAAGAGATGTGTCTCAATCTCAACATGGCATTTgagaaatttaaattcaagtaagtGTGTATGCCGAACTTAAAACTAATATTGGTAATCATAATCTCATAACTATccaattattatttttaaaatagttATTGGGTTCATTAAAATTCCCCTTCTTGCCCAGTCTCTTGTATACAACTAGTATATGACTCCTGAACACTGCAATGGGGCTTACTCTTTATTTTCTCAGTTCAAAAGTAATTTAGGATCGACTACAACTGCTGGCCCTGCCGTTCATGTTCTGAAAAGTACAATACTTTTCTGGAGAAAAGGAAAttattatttcaaagttcaaaagtaaatgtattatcaaagtacatatgtcaccatatacaaccctgagatttgttttcttgcaggcatactcaataaatccaataaccataatagaatcaattataGACCACACCAACAGGAACACCCAGGATGCAAAAAATAaactaaatacaaaaaaaattaataaataagcaataaatatcaagaacatgagatgaagagtccttgaagagtCCTTAGAAGTgaggccataggttgtgggaacggttcagtgaagaggtgagtgaagttttcccctctggttcagtaGACTGCTGGTTAAGGGGTACTAACTGTTCGTAAACCTGGTactgagagtcctgaggcttctgtaccttcttcctgatggcaaaagcgaaaagagagcatggccagggtggtgggggaccctaatggtgctgctttcctgcaacaacactctttgtagatgtgctcaatggtttagagggctttacccaagatggactgggccgtatccactactctttgtagggATTTCTATTCAAGGCcactggtgttttcataccaggctgtgtctgcattctgttatttttgATTTCAAAAACTCTACAATCTGATAATACAAAATGGATTACAAGTCTGtctgtctttcctgtaatgacTATAGTCGCTGAAGAGAGTTTAATGGGATGATGGAAAGAGGGTGGATGTAAATATAACATTTTCTCAAaatgcagtgcctctactttcttaggtgtctgcagattcagcatgacatctaaaactttgacaaacttgtgtagaggtgtagtggtgagtatATTGACAGCCTAATATGAAAacgccaatgcctttgaacaaaaAGTAGTGATTTGGCCCAAtatatcacgggtaaaaccctcccaacgattaagcacatccacatgaaactctgtcgcaggaaagtaacatccatcatcagagatgctCACCACTGAAGTCACgctttcttctcactactgccatcaggtagaaagtacagaagcctcaggtctctcaccaccaggttcaagaacagttactacctctcaaccatcaggctcctgaataaatggggataactacactcactttcaCCATTATTgcagtgttcccacaaccaataatccAACTTCAGATACTCTTTATCCCATGTTTTCggtatttatttacatttgcagaGTTTATTGTCTTCTCCACTCTGGATGATCTTTCTTTGATCCTGTTACTGTATAGTTACTACTCGACACATtcactaagtatgcccacaggaaaatgaatcccagggtggtatctggtgacatatatatacttcaatTATAAAATCTTTGATCCTTGAAAATAGGAGGAAGATGCTAGGAACAGTATGGATGAAGGGAGGAGGAAGGCTGGACTATCACTGAAAATCCAAAGGCTTCAAGAGGACATAGACAAAATAAAGAAGGGCCAACAAGGTTGCAGTGACCCTGATTTTCCTCTAAAATTGCACAATTTGTATTAGAATAAACAAGTTCTGAAACAAAGGATATTTATTCTGGACACTTTACAGGTTTAGAGAAGATGGTTAGAACAAGTTTCAGAAATCCATCATTTTCAAATTCAAAAACTGATGAAGCAACTGCGTCAATGAGAGATGAGGTATTAATTCTACTGCTATTTGATAGAAAATGgtataagaaatgaaagagttataAGAAAACAGATTAAGAAGTTACAGTAATTAATATCACCACAGATTAATTAGATAAATGGTACTTGCTTGTAAACAAATCTATTGTACTTATAAATATGAAAGtcgtttttctttattttttggtTACATTTACCTGATATGCAATATGTAGATTCTGAATCTGCTTCTACAGCCACTGGAGGACCCACCATTAGACAACACCTTAGGAAAACTTCTTACTCAACTCGAGTGATCCTTAAGAATGGTGAAATAGATGATCAGTCTTGCAGAGTATGAATAGATCATTAACCAcaattaaatgaaaataccaaATCCAGTATATAGATCTGCTATCTAAAACTAAACCTAGACTCCAAATGGAAGCAGTGAGAGAGTTTCTCCGGAATAGCTTTTTCTGCTTTGTTCCAGTGTCACTGAGCTCTTAACTTGTACTTTCGCGTCCAGCTGCATTGTGGGTGTGAAGAGAAACTACCACGTACTGCTACTTGTCATTGTGGGAATGATGCTAAATTTATAGTCATAGTAATAGAaaggtacagcatagaaacaagtccttgagcccatctagtctatgacaaaacctttaaacctactcccatcgatctgcatcgggtccatagccttccatactttcaccatccatgtacctatccaaacttcgcttaaacgttgaaatcaagctcgcacacaccacttgcgctggcagcttattccacactctcacaaccctgtaTGTgaaagtttccccttatgttccctttaaactttcagccataacccatgacctctggttgaagtcccacccaacctcagttgaaaaagccttcttgcatttaccctatctatacccctcataattttgtacacctctatcatgtctcacctcaatcttctatgttccaagaaatgaagtcctgacctattcaatctttctttattactcaggtcctccagacttggcagcatccttgtaaattttccctgtactcattcaacattatttacatctttcctgtaggtaggtgattagaactgcacacaatactccaaattaggcccgatcagtgttttatacaacttcatcataatatcccatctccatGTGCTATTAATTTGCACATTTATCTGTTCAAGAATGTAATTAAAATAAAATCGATATCATAAGTGAGTTCCTTACAAGAATGTAAAATATTGTGCCCACATTATATATTTTTTCATGGAATGTATTTTCTACCTGTAGTCAGCACTGAAACTAACACTCTTGGAAGTAAATCTCTACAAACTTACATCATCTATGGCAGAACTAGAAGGAAATCCCAAGCCTTTTCATCCACTGAGTGATAACATCACTAACTGGAAAGATAAGGTTAGTTCTTGTTTAAATTAACAGCACAACTGTCACAATATAAGTAgcagctgttggggggggggggtgtgggaggaACAACGTTTCAGATCAAAGTCCTGCATCAGACTCGGGTGGAGAGGAAAGATAGTCGATATAGAGAGAAGGCAGCGAAGAGTGAGACAGAAGGGGTGGGGAAAAGGGGGAGTTTGGAGACAGATGAAGGTGGGTAATAGGTGAAAGCGGACAAGGGggaataaaaaaaaaaggcaggcTGCACATGGAGCCAAGTGGGGAGGGTGAAGGCGgtgacagaggctgcagggtgaCAAGCAGGGACCCAAAGGTTACAAGTGCAGGGGGTGAGGCTGTAAGTGGAGGTTGGGGGAACACAGGAAGAAAGGGTTACATAATAGTGGAAAACTATGTTCATAATAGTGGGTTGTAGACTACATTGGGCAGATAAGAGTTGGGCCTCCCAGTGGCAGTGAAAAAGGAAAGGTCAGTGTGGGAGCTGAAATGGCATGCACCAGGGAACTCAGGATGGTCACTAGAGTGCATGTACTCTGCAAACTGGTTACTTGATAACATTGAGGTAGAGTGTGCTTCAAGAATGCAGTAGATGAGATTGGGAGATGCACATGAatctttgcctcacctggaagggctgtttagaACCTTGGGTGATGAAGAGGAACAAGTGTTGCACCACCTGTGGTTGCAGGGAAACATGCATGGGATCAGGGAGGGGTGGGTGAGGAGGATTGGGAGAGCATCATCCCTGCAAGTGGAAAGTTGTTGGGAGGGGAAGTAGAAGTTTAATCATGCTAAAACCAGTAAAAAGTATCTTGGTGTTGGGTCAATAAAGGCCTTTGTTAGGCACTCAAAACCATGCCTAGATTCTTAGATATATTTCAGTTAAGTATAGCCGTATTGAGGTGCAGATGTGTTTCTACTAAAGGAGgtttaaggtgctccttcccaccgctagcctgcaggtcaccattgtgcaaggtgtagcacctgcttagttccatgatcagggtcacgtgaaaccaagggagcaggtggtagatgggcgtttgagcagctggtgcatatcacaagtcctgacaCCAAACAATCTCggtagagtattgataatagctagGGACATCCATCTGAAGACACTCTCCAGAAGTAAACAATGGCAAagtatttctgtagaaaaattttccaagaatAATCCTAATtgcctacatcatatgacatggcacacaaTGATGATAGCAGTGGCTTAAGACATTTGAGTAAGAGCAGCTGATTAATTTAGAAACTTTCTGCTGAGGTAGGATGGTAGCAAGTGCACCTATAAAGGCTAGTACTTTTACTGAACTAATTGCATCTTCCCAATGTATGCTATAATATAGcagcggtggaggcggatacaaaagggtcttttaagagactcctggataggtacatggagcttagaaaaatagagggctatgggtaactaggtaattcctaaagtatgtacatgtttggcacagcattgtgggctgaagggcctgtattgcactctaggttttctatgtttctataaccacAATGATCTTAGACCACAGTAATGGGTGCAACTACAGGACAAACAGTACCAGTTGAGAAGAGTATTTTAAACACATTTAAAGTTCAATTCAAAGAAATAATTTCCAtagaatgcagtggatgtttaCCATCCTGATTTCCAGGATGTGGGATTATCCCAAGTGTAGATTTAAGTATGTGAGGTGATCTAGTAGAAACTAACGCCTGCAGGATTTGGTAGTTAGGTGTCAGGATGATGTTTAGCCTGGCTGTAGTGTCCAGAACCAGGCTGGTGTATCTTTAGAAATCTGCATCCAGGAGTCTGTTTAAGagagatttttggatattaaaggaaacAAGGGACATGTGATTAGTACAGGAAAGTGGTATTGcgataataaatgaaccatgACCTTACTGAATGCTGGAGTGTTCAATTGCCTACTCCTATTATCACCAGATTGGTAgattattttctttttaatcaAATCTATTGAGTTACAAATAGTGACATTGCATGTGTTGATGATTAAATTATTTTGGCAGGAATATTATCACAGTTTGGTGCAGATATCACGTCCTGTGAAAATGAAAACTATACATCGGAGGAGCCTGACAGACACTATATTTTTGGACGACAGTAATCATCACCATGGACCCGACACCCAGCAACTGTCTGAACCTATATACGCAAATCAGACAACTAATTCACATCATACAAAAATAAGGATCAAACAATCGGAAACAGCTGCAGGATCAGCTGACTACGGTAATTTGGATGAACAAATCCATTTTGGGGATAATTGTCTTTTTAATCCATGGAGCTGTATTATTTGGTTTCTAGTGTGACAATGCAAAGAAAACTAAtcaaattattaaaattaattttGATTCTTAACAGTTCTCTTTGCTTTTGATGTaggttatgtatttatattttcaATTTTTAAGGCATACAAATAGCTGTTGCTTTCTGTGACATTCGAAACTTAGTAAGTATTAGCAATGAAATAATGCAGTCTTAAATTTTTAACCTTAAATTTTCCAATCTTAGTTTGTTCTTCGAGGCCATGGCAAAGGTTCCCAACCGTTTTGATGCCATAGACCAATAACATTAAGCATGAGATCTATAACCCCAGGCTGAGAACCCCTGTTCAAGGGTAAAGGGAGAAGATTGGAAAATGAAAACCTACTAATTAAATTCTTCTCTTGTAGGGATTTTAGCAACATAGATAAATGCTTTAGGAACTAATTACATAGACAATTGGAACATTTGGATTCAGTCTGTTATGAGTAAAAGGAGTCACAAACTTGTGCCAGCCTTATGAAAATAGCTGGCAATTATTTTCAAGAAAATGgcatctttaaaaaaaactttaaaaatacaTTTATAAGTGTACCTTAATAAAGCTTAGCAATCATGAAATTGTATCATTTGTGCAGAAACAACAGATAGTGTTACAAAATTTTATGGGTTGCCATGCAGAGAAAAAGAGGCAATTGCAACATTCATTCAACTACTGTAGCTTCAAGGTACAAATATCAAATGTATAGGTCAGTAAAAAATACTGCAAATTTTCCATTTGCACCTAGTCATTGGCTTAGACTCATAGTCagtcatagaatggtacagctcTGCTGCCCATCTGGTCTATGCTGAACCATTTCAACTGCCTTCtcgcattgacctgcaccaggatcacagccctccatacccctaccatccatgtacctatccaaattactttcaaacattgaaattgagctagTGTGTATCACTTGtgcaggcagcttgttccacgcactcaccaccctgagtttctcatgttccccttcaacttttcacctttcacccttaacccatgacctctggtcagtagaaaaagcctgcttgtatttaccctatgtgtactgctcataattttgtatacctcttctAGATGATCTCttaaccttctatgttccaagaaataaagtcctaacctgttcaatctctgcttataactcaggtcctccagactcagcaacatccttgtaaattttctctgtactctttcaaatttATATACATCTTTCTTAtaggtaggtggccaaaactatacataatactccaaattaggcctcaccaatgtcatatacaacttcaacataacattccattcTTCTTCTGGTTAAGAGGAAAAATAAGAGAGGTTCACAAATgagaaaaaactgcagatgctggaaatccaagcagcacaagcaaaatacaggaggaagacagcatctatggaaaaagagtacagtcagtgtttcaggctgagacccttcaggactgaagatgagatgggt
This genomic stretch from Mobula birostris isolate sMobBir1 chromosome 6, sMobBir1.hap1, whole genome shotgun sequence harbors:
- the nostrin gene encoding nostrin isoform X4 is translated as MYAKGLNRLANKVTKASKDIIKNSIFEGWNCISQEMAYTADLHTTLASAIQEEAVRPITKMLDEHSKRRKSMDNAVEKSSKLVTGNWNQQIQCKKKVMGLTKDREAVFRAVESNKQVVSEKEKNKLQKKLKKSTEMLSKVDQQYYDLNRAGEDVRLKWESVFEQSYQVIHDLEKEKIKLLSNILNKYSQHINCFGRTLIERQMQIHQVVQNVSVDQDIRSLLDNASILSDENKIGFLLTDYYEEDARNSMDEGRRKAGLSLKIQRLQEDIDKIKKGQQGLEKMVRTSFRNPSFSNSKTDEATASMRDESALKLTLLEVNLYKLTSSMAELEGNPKPFHPLSDNITNWKDKEYYHSLVQISRPVKMKTIHRRSLTDTIFLDDSNHHHGPDTQQLSEPIYANQTTNSHHTKIRIKQSETAAGSADYATVDNPGQEVGTCKALYDYEAARDDELNLQQGDVLIIYKKDVTGWWIGSLRGRKGIFPATYVEELPQKENSTSEA